From the Alteromonas sp. CI.11.F.A3 genome, the window GCAAAAATGTATTGTTGTCTCATTTGGCTCGATTACCTCAGCATCAAGACTTGGTGATATCGCAGTTCGATATGACCGACAATATGACCGACACCCTAGGTGCCCTTAAAGCAGCGCAATCACTACCCACAGAAGCCTTTGAAAGCTTAATGGCTAAGTTTGAAGAAAAATGGCGTCACAATCCTTTAGTGTTGGATAAATGGTTTGCCCTGCATGCAACGCAGCCTCGTGAAGATATATTGGCTACCATCACTATGTTAAGCGAGCATCCTCAATTTAGTCTGGGTAATCCTAACCGCGTACGTTCATTAATTGGGAGTTTCGCGTTTTATAATAGCGAACGCTTCCATAACCTTGATGGGGAAGGGTATAAGTTTGTAACTGACTACCTCATAAAGCTTGATGCGCTCAACCCTCAAGTTGCAGCACGAATTGTGACTCCACTGATCCAATGGCAAGGGTTTGCAGAATTCCATCAGGCATTGATGAAAGCACAGTTAGGTCGATTGTTAAATCATAAGGGCTTAAGTAAAGATGTGTTTGAAAAAGTGAGTAAAAGTTTGGCGTATGACAACCATTCAAGCCACTGATACCGTTTATTACTTCTCAGTTAATGTGCCTTACATTCAATGTGAGGCACTGTACTCTGGTGCTGTGCCTACCGTCGTTATGGTGGCGGAAAATGGCACTAGCGTGCAAGTTCCGTCTACCAGAATAAAACAGTTTATTACCTCCCAAGGTGTTGTGGGGCGTTTTCGCATGATTGTAGACGTCAATAACAAAATTAAAGCCTTCGAACGGTTACGCTAAAGCCCTCAACCTTTACCTTTGGTTGCTTTTTGTGCGTATATTTTTACGATCCCGCCAATTACTTACACCTTTCGGATAAGTTGCTTTTATAGTCCCCACAAAGCAATAACTATTTGATACGATTAATGTTGTAAATTTTGTTAACTGGTACGATTACTTCTTGCGAAAGTGGCAAAATGATGTAATCATTTTGTTAATCGTTATGGTTGATCACGATGTCACGCAGCCTTGTGCGTCGACTAGGGAGTATAAAAATATGATAAATAAGCCTCGCGCTTTTAAGATGTCACCTGTTGCTGTAGGTGTGCTAACCCTCTTGGGTGCTGCCGCACTTCCTGCTAATGCCGCTAATTGGCAAGTAGGTGATGTTAGCATTTCTCTTGATTCTACATTCACAGTGGCTACCAGTATTCGTACTGAGTCTAGAGATTACGATCTTATCGGAAATAGTAATCATGCACAGTTTGATTGGTCAGGTTACCACGCTGCATTCAATCCACTTTATCCTAGTAGCGACGTTTGGGCGTTAGCTGACGGCGGTTATTCAACCAATGGCGACTTAGGAAATTTATCTCACGATCCAGGTGATGCATTTGCAACACAAATTTCAGGAAACCATGAGTTAGATATTAATTTTGGCGATTTCGGTTTCTTCGCACGTGGTTTCTGGTTTTACGACTTTGAACAAATGGATGGTGACCGTCCTAATTCAAATGCCATCACCGGTGTTCAATACGATCACTGCCAAGATCCAGAAGCAGAAGATTTATTATGTACCGACGTGCGTCTTTATGATGCCTTCTTCTATGGCGATTGGTGGATTGGCGATAAGCCGTTAACCCTTCGTGTAGGTCGTCAAGTTATCAGTTGGGGTGAAAGTACTTTCATCCAACACGGTATCAATACCACAAACCCAGTAGACGTTACCCGTGCTCGTGCACCAGGTGCGGAACTTAAAGAAGTATTTATTCCAGTGGGTATGGTTTATGCCTCATTAGGACTAAGCGATACATTAAGTGTGTCGGGTTACTATCAATATGAATGGGAACGCAGTTGGCTGCCTGTTTCTGGAAGTTACTTTGCTGGTAACGACTTTGCGGGCGAGGGCGGTCAGCGTCAAAACGTCCAGTTAGGTTTCAGTGGTAACCCTGATATCGATTTAGACCATTTGTTAACTGCACTTAACGGCTATGGCGATATGTTACGTGCCGGCGGAAATTCTGCAGATATTGCTTCTGCATACTTAGCGTACCCAACCAAAGTGGCTATTCGTGGCTATTCTGACGAAGCGCATAAAGATGCCGACGACCAGGGTCAATACGGTTTACGTGTAACTTGGTTCGCTGAAGCGTTGAATGAATCTGAAATCAGTTTCTACCACATTAACTACCATAGCCAACGTCCACTTATCTCAGGTGTAACTTCTGACTTTACTTCAGAAGGTATTGCATCGGATTTAGCCTTCATTGCAACCAATGAAGTAACCCGCGATAACATTACTGAACTGGGTGCATTCACCCAATCTGAGTTCTATTATCCAGAAGATATTAAATTGTATGGCGTAAGCTTCAATACTAACGTTGGCACAACCGCTTTAGCCGGTGAATTTGCTTACCGTGTTGATGAACCGCTGCAAATTGACGATGTTGAGCTACTCTATATGGGTATGCCCCAACAACTTGCTAACGCGGGTCTTCGTCCAGATTTAGACGGTATTTCTCAGTTAGGAAACATTGGCAGAGATGTTGGGCCAGGCGAAACTGCGGAAGGTTTCTTGTTTTCAGACACATGGCAAATGCAGTTAACGGCTTCTCACGTTTACGGTCCTAAGTTTGGTGCGGATAACTTCGTACTATTAGGTGAACTAGGTTATGTCAATATTGTTGATATGCCAGATCCAAACGTTATTCGCTTAAATGCACCAGGTACAGCACGTACACCGTCGCTTGAACCTACAGCAAGCGGCAATAATCGTGAAGGTCTACACATTGGTCTTTCCGATGGTCCAGAAACTAACCCATTTGCTACTGATGATGCTTGGGGTTATCGATTGTTGGCGGTGGCTGATTGGAACGACATTATGGCCGGCGTTAACCTTCGAGCTCGTGCTACGTTCTCTCATGATGTAGAGGGTACAACACCAGATCCTCTCTATGTTTTCACCGAAGATGTTAAATCTGCGGCACTGGCATTAACGTTCGACTACTTAAGCAAGTGGTCAGCAACAGCCTCTTATAGTGCATTCTGGGGCGGCGTTGGTACCACTAACGCATTGTCAGACAGAGATTTTATTTCGTTTAACATCAAGTATTCAATCTAAAGAGTGATGTATATGATTAGAAAAATAGGAATTATTGCAACAGCGCTTTCAATGGCTCTAACTGGTGCAAGTGTTCACGCTAAGGTTTCTGAAGAAGATGCCAAAAAACTAGGCGGTGAATTAACCCCAATGGGTGCTATACAAGCTGCGAATGCTGATGGAAGTATCCCAGCATGGACAGGCGGTATCACATCAGCACCTGAAGGTTATTCTGTAGGCGATCACCATCCGAACCCTTTTCCAGAAGATAAGGTGTTATTTGAGATAACGGCATCGAACTATAAAGAATATGCTGATTTCCTTTCTGAAGGTCAGAAAAAGTTGTTCGAAGCGTACCCTGATACTTACCGCATGCCGGTATATCAAACCCGTCGTTCAGCATCTAACCCGCAAGCAATTTATGATGCGACTAAGGTTAATGCGACTAGCGCAGAATTACTGGATGACGGAAACGGCATAAAAGGCGCTGTATTAGGTGTTCCTTTCCCAATGCCTCAAACAGGTATGGAAGCGATTTGGAACCATATCTTACGTTATCGCGGTGCTGCGGTAGAACGTAACGGTGGGCAAGCTGCGGTTACAACATCTGGTGACTACAACGTTATCGGTTTTGATGAACAATTAATGATTAAGTATGCTGAAGAGGGTGCTACACCTGAAAAGCTAACTGAAGAAAATATCTTGTTCATGTTCAAGCAAAAAGTGACTAAGCCAGCACGTTTGGCAGGTACTGCTTTGCTAGTACACGAAACCGTAGACCAAGTTAAAGAGCCACGTAAAGCCTGGACCTATAACACAGGTCAGCGCCGTGTACGTTTAGCACCTAACATTGCTTACGACACGCCAGGAACTGCGGCAGATGGTCTGCGTACTACCGATGACTTCGATATGTTCAACGGTTCTCCTAACCGTTACAACTGGAAACTTGTTGGTAAACAAGAGATGTTTGTAGCCTATAACAACTATGCACTGCATTCAGATAACGTAAGTTACGATGAGATTCTTCATGCTAACCACGTTAACCCTGATTTAACGCGTTGGGAAAAGCACCGTGTTTGGGTGGTTGAAGCCACGTTGAAAGAAGGCTTCCGTCACATTTATCAAAAACGCGTATTCTTCATCGATGAAGACAGCTGGCAAATTCAAGTTGCTGATATGTATGATAATCGTGGCGAGTTGTACCGTGTTGGTGTAGCTTATGGAGTGAACTACTATGAAGTACCTACACAGTGGTCAACCCTAGATGCCTATTACGACTTAAACTCTCGCCGTTACTTGGCCATCGGTCTTGATAATGAAGAAGCCATGTATGACTTCTCTATTCGTCCAAGAGACGTAGAGTTTACGCCTCAGGCGTTACGACGAGAAGGTAAACGCTAAGCGTTTTGTGTTAAGACGGTTGGCAGTGCCAACCGTTTTTGTTTTCAGACAATTAAATTTTAGGGAGAATGGTTAATCATGAAAAAAACCATTGCAGCGTGCATAACTGCAGCACTCGCAGCAAATTACTCCGTAACTGCTTCAGCAGAAGATGCCTATATTGCACCCTTAGTTGAACAGTCAGTTTTGCTAGATATTGACGCTGATAAATTTGTCGTTGTTGTCGGAGAACGCGGTCATATTCTTATTTCAGAAGATGGAACGGCTTTTAATCAAGTTGCCGTGCCCACCCAAGCGACACTCACTGCAACGACTGTAGTGGGCGATAATATTTGGGCGGTAGGCCATGATGCCACCATCATTCACTCCTCAGACAAGGGCCAAAGCTGGGAAATCCAGAATGTTCAGCCCGCGCTTCAACGTCCATTTTTAGATGTACTATTCTTTGATGAAAGTCACGGCATTGCTGCTGGCGCTTATGGCCTTTTCTACCGTACCACTGATGGCGGGAAAAGTTGGGAAACTGAGCGTCATGCTAGTTTACTAGACCCATACGATCGTGAATATTTGGAAAGCGTCAGAGAAGAAGACGAAGCGTTTTATCAACAAGAATTAGAATCTATTTTACCTCATTTAAATCGTGTAACACGCGATGGCGAAAAGCTATACCTTGCTGGAGAAGCGGGTTTATTAGCTAGCAGCGACGATATGGGGAAAAACTGGGAACGTTTTGAAGTTGATTACACTGGCTCATTTTTCGATATTAGAGCGCTTGATGAATCAACGCTACTGGCTGTAGGCCTTCGCGGAAATATTTTTGTTTTGCGTGACCAAGGTGAATGGGAATACGTAAATTCTTGTTCAACCAGTACGTTAAATTCAATTTTACTGTCCGATAACGACACGGTGGTTGCCATGGGTAACAACGGTATGATGGTGTCAGCCACTCGTCCGCTTCCCGTCAGTGATCACGATCCATACGCAAACCCTGCAAACTGCGAACCTGCAAAAGGTATTACAGTTACACAGGTTGAAGATAAAGCTGCCATGTTAAATGCCGTTAGCTTTAATGGCCACACCATAGCTGTTACCGCGAATGGTATAAAAACGCTAAATACAAAGTAGGGTGGTTTCGCTTTTATGACCCATTTCATTGAACATCTTGTTTTCTCTAACCGTAAATTGGTGGTAGCCCTTTTTGCTATCGCAACGGTATTTTTAGGCTTTCAAGCATCGCAAATGCGACTTGATGCTGGTTTTGAAAAAAATATTCCGCTTAATCATGAGTACATGAAAACCTATATTGAACATCGCCAAGATTTCGGTGGTGCGAACAATATCTTAGTTTCTGTTTGTGATAAGAACGACGATATATTCAATCAAAACTTTTTCGATACGTTAAAGAACGTACACGACCAATTATTTTTCATAAATGGTGTGAACCGTTCTCTCGTTATTTCACTGTTTTCTCCTTCTACCCGCTTTACTGAAATTGTAGAGGGCGGATTTGCTGGCGGGCCGGTTATTCCAGCGGACTTCAATTCAGCAAACCCAGCTGCGTTGGACTTAGTGGCTGCGAATATTGAAAAAGCCAATATTGTTGGTCGTCAGGTAGCCAGCGACTATAGCTGTGCCATGGTGACAGCACAGTTACTGGATATCGACCCACAAACGGGTGAACCGTTAAATACACTTGCGTTAGCCGCTGAGCTTGAAGAGCAACTTCGCGGCGAGTATGAAAACGAAAATATTTCTATTCATATTATCGGCTTTGCCAAGATGATTGGTGATGTGGCCGATGGAGCGAAAGACGTATTGTTGTTTTTCGCTATTGCTATCGCGATAACAGCCATCATGGTGTACTTCTTCTCTCGCAGTATCATGCTGACTATATTGCCGTTACTGTGTTCTGTTATTGCCGTTATCTGGCAGTTAGGTCTACTGACTTCGTTAGGGTTTGGAATGGATCCTATGTCGATCCTAGTGCCGTTCTTAGTTTTCGCTATTGGTGTAAGTCATGGCGTGCAAATGATTAACGCGGTAGAAAAACGTGCGGTAACAGGAATAGGTGCAAAACGTGCGTCTATGGCGGCGTTTAGAAGCTTGTTGGTACCAGGGGGCATAGCCTTACTTTCTGATACCGTCGGTTTCATGACCTTATTGGTTATCGATATAGGTATTATTCGTGAGCTAGCGATTACAGCAAGTATGGGTGTTGCGGTTATTATCCTCACCAACCTAATGCTGTTACCGGTACTTATGAGCTTCTTAAAGCTTGATAAGAAGTACGTAGACAAGTTTGCAGGTAAAGAAAATAGTAACTCCCGCTTTTGGGCAATTATTTCTGCGTGTTCACGTAAAAAGCCAGCAGCCGTTATTTTAATCGTTACCGCCATATTATTCGGTTTTGGGCACTACCAAGCACAAAACATGAAGATAGGTGATTTGCATGCCGGCGCACCAGCGCTTCATGAGTCTTCACGTTATAACCAAGATACCTTCTTGATTACCGACAAGTATGAAGTCACAGTGGATTACATTTCTATTTTGGTGGAAACCACACCTGAAGCTTGTACGTCTCACAGCGTCATGAAAGCAATGGATGATTTTCAGTGGAAAATGGAGAACGTTCCAGGGGTGCAATCGGCTGTATCGTTAGCATCTGTAGCTAAGATAGTGAATGCGGGTTATAACGAAGGTAATGTTAAATGGCAGGTTCTACCTCGTAATCAACAAACCTTAGTACAAGCTATTTCTCGTGTGCCTACTTCGTCTGGCCTATTAAATGGTGATTGTTCCGTCATGCCGATTATTCTGTTTATGGAAGATCACAAGGCAGAAACCATTTCTCGAGTGGTAGATGCAGTGAAAGACTTCCGTACTGAGTATGAGACTGATGATATGTCGTTTAGTCTTGCGTCAGGCCCAGTAGGGGTTATGGCGGCGACGAACGAAGCGGTAGAGGCTGCACAAGATCCAATGATGGTTTACGTCTTTGGTGCCGTTATCGCCCTATGCTTAATTAGCTTCCGTTCTATACGTGCAACCTTAGTGGTAGTTATTCCGCTGTATGTTGTATCTGTTTTAGCACAAGCGCTAATGACGTATCTGCAAATTGGTCTTACGGTATCAACCTTGCCAGTTATTGCGCTAGGTGTGGGTATCGGTGTTGACTATGGTATTTATATCTTATCGACGAAGAGCCTTATGCTTAAACAAGGAGCGACGGTACAAGAAGCTTACTTGGCTGCGCTAAAAGAGCGTGGTAGTGCGGTATTATTTACTGGTATTACCCTGGCAATAGGTGTGAGCACTTGGGTATTCTCCTCACTTAAGTTCCAAATGGACATGGGTATTTTGTTGACCTTTATGTTCGTGGTGAATATGTTAGGTGCAATTATCGTACTTCCAGCACTGGCTAGATTCTTGTGGTGGAATCGAAACGACCCCGGTGCATAATATTTTTGCATAGCTAATCATAAAAAAGGGCCGTAAGGCCCTTTTTTATAGGCGTTTTTTGCATAGTTATCTATGCTGTTAATATAAGGTTAAAAAGGGGCTTTTAATACCTCTCAGTTTTAGCGAAAATAGCCGCGCAACTTAGCACTTACGACATTTATAAGGTTAACTAATGACAGTCACCTCACAGCGACACTCAGTACTGCTAGATAATGTATTTGCACTCATTGAAAAAAAGGTGGATGCCCAGCAGAAGTCACTCGTGCAGCAATTCGGACGCCTGTTGTATAAAAATATCTCAAGTGATGACTTAGAAGATCGTAACGACAGCGATCTATATGGCGCCACTTTAAGCTTATGGAATGGGCTTGCTAAATTTGATAATTCAGCTCCCTACAT encodes:
- a CDS encoding DUF2835 family protein, with protein sequence MTTIQATDTVYYFSVNVPYIQCEALYSGAVPTVVMVAENGTSVQVPSTRIKQFITSQGVVGRFRMIVDVNNKIKAFERLR
- a CDS encoding DUF1302 domain-containing protein encodes the protein MINKPRAFKMSPVAVGVLTLLGAAALPANAANWQVGDVSISLDSTFTVATSIRTESRDYDLIGNSNHAQFDWSGYHAAFNPLYPSSDVWALADGGYSTNGDLGNLSHDPGDAFATQISGNHELDINFGDFGFFARGFWFYDFEQMDGDRPNSNAITGVQYDHCQDPEAEDLLCTDVRLYDAFFYGDWWIGDKPLTLRVGRQVISWGESTFIQHGINTTNPVDVTRARAPGAELKEVFIPVGMVYASLGLSDTLSVSGYYQYEWERSWLPVSGSYFAGNDFAGEGGQRQNVQLGFSGNPDIDLDHLLTALNGYGDMLRAGGNSADIASAYLAYPTKVAIRGYSDEAHKDADDQGQYGLRVTWFAEALNESEISFYHINYHSQRPLISGVTSDFTSEGIASDLAFIATNEVTRDNITELGAFTQSEFYYPEDIKLYGVSFNTNVGTTALAGEFAYRVDEPLQIDDVELLYMGMPQQLANAGLRPDLDGISQLGNIGRDVGPGETAEGFLFSDTWQMQLTASHVYGPKFGADNFVLLGELGYVNIVDMPDPNVIRLNAPGTARTPSLEPTASGNNREGLHIGLSDGPETNPFATDDAWGYRLLAVADWNDIMAGVNLRARATFSHDVEGTTPDPLYVFTEDVKSAALALTFDYLSKWSATASYSAFWGGVGTTNALSDRDFISFNIKYSI
- a CDS encoding DUF1329 domain-containing protein, with product MIRKIGIIATALSMALTGASVHAKVSEEDAKKLGGELTPMGAIQAANADGSIPAWTGGITSAPEGYSVGDHHPNPFPEDKVLFEITASNYKEYADFLSEGQKKLFEAYPDTYRMPVYQTRRSASNPQAIYDATKVNATSAELLDDGNGIKGAVLGVPFPMPQTGMEAIWNHILRYRGAAVERNGGQAAVTTSGDYNVIGFDEQLMIKYAEEGATPEKLTEENILFMFKQKVTKPARLAGTALLVHETVDQVKEPRKAWTYNTGQRRVRLAPNIAYDTPGTAADGLRTTDDFDMFNGSPNRYNWKLVGKQEMFVAYNNYALHSDNVSYDEILHANHVNPDLTRWEKHRVWVVEATLKEGFRHIYQKRVFFIDEDSWQIQVADMYDNRGELYRVGVAYGVNYYEVPTQWSTLDAYYDLNSRRYLAIGLDNEEAMYDFSIRPRDVEFTPQALRREGKR
- a CDS encoding WD40/YVTN/BNR-like repeat-containing protein, with the protein product MKKTIAACITAALAANYSVTASAEDAYIAPLVEQSVLLDIDADKFVVVVGERGHILISEDGTAFNQVAVPTQATLTATTVVGDNIWAVGHDATIIHSSDKGQSWEIQNVQPALQRPFLDVLFFDESHGIAAGAYGLFYRTTDGGKSWETERHASLLDPYDREYLESVREEDEAFYQQELESILPHLNRVTRDGEKLYLAGEAGLLASSDDMGKNWERFEVDYTGSFFDIRALDESTLLAVGLRGNIFVLRDQGEWEYVNSCSTSTLNSILLSDNDTVVAMGNNGMMVSATRPLPVSDHDPYANPANCEPAKGITVTQVEDKAAMLNAVSFNGHTIAVTANGIKTLNTK
- a CDS encoding efflux RND transporter permease subunit, which encodes MTHFIEHLVFSNRKLVVALFAIATVFLGFQASQMRLDAGFEKNIPLNHEYMKTYIEHRQDFGGANNILVSVCDKNDDIFNQNFFDTLKNVHDQLFFINGVNRSLVISLFSPSTRFTEIVEGGFAGGPVIPADFNSANPAALDLVAANIEKANIVGRQVASDYSCAMVTAQLLDIDPQTGEPLNTLALAAELEEQLRGEYENENISIHIIGFAKMIGDVADGAKDVLLFFAIAIAITAIMVYFFSRSIMLTILPLLCSVIAVIWQLGLLTSLGFGMDPMSILVPFLVFAIGVSHGVQMINAVEKRAVTGIGAKRASMAAFRSLLVPGGIALLSDTVGFMTLLVIDIGIIRELAITASMGVAVIILTNLMLLPVLMSFLKLDKKYVDKFAGKENSNSRFWAIISACSRKKPAAVILIVTAILFGFGHYQAQNMKIGDLHAGAPALHESSRYNQDTFLITDKYEVTVDYISILVETTPEACTSHSVMKAMDDFQWKMENVPGVQSAVSLASVAKIVNAGYNEGNVKWQVLPRNQQTLVQAISRVPTSSGLLNGDCSVMPIILFMEDHKAETISRVVDAVKDFRTEYETDDMSFSLASGPVGVMAATNEAVEAAQDPMMVYVFGAVIALCLISFRSIRATLVVVIPLYVVSVLAQALMTYLQIGLTVSTLPVIALGVGIGVDYGIYILSTKSLMLKQGATVQEAYLAALKERGSAVLFTGITLAIGVSTWVFSSLKFQMDMGILLTFMFVVNMLGAIIVLPALARFLWWNRNDPGA